Below is a window of Gemmatimonadales bacterium DNA.
TTGTCGCCGCAGCATCTTCGTGATCCCAGTCCAATCTCATCTTTCGCCGAGTTCCTGATGCGACGTGTATCCAGGGCGTTCCTGCTGGTATTCGGGTTCGCAGTCTTCGCCGCGCCAAGCACGCTCCTGGCGCAGTCATCAAAGGGCGCCGACGCCGATCTCGTCAACGCGCGACCGGGGCGCGATCCGCGCCAGCCGCTCGACACGGAGTACACGCGAAAGATCAAGGAATACACCACCGAGCCGTACTTCCTCTCGCCGATCGTCGACTACATGCCGGAGTCGAAGACGGTGCCGACGCCGGAGAAGACCCTCGGCAACATCGCGGGGGCGCCGGGGAAGCTGCCGTATTCGAAAGAGGTCTACGAATACATGCGGCTACTGGCCAAGTCGACGCCGCGAGTGCGGGTCTATTCGATCGGGACGACCGAAGAGGGCCGCGAGATGATCGCGGTGGCGATCGCGTCGGATCAGTTGATGGCAAAGCTCGACGCCAACAAGGCCGACCTAGGCAAGCTCGCTGATCCGCGCACCATCGGGATGAACGACTCACTCGCCGACCAGATCGCCAAGCGCGCGGCGCCGGTCTACTACATCACCGGGACGATCCATTCGACCGAAGCGGGCGCGCCGACGGCGATGATGGAGATGGCGTACCGCCTCGCGGTCGACGAGTCGCCGTACATCAAGAACATCCGCGATCACGTGATCACGCTGATCACGCCGATCGTCGAAGTCGACGGCCGCGACCGGATCGTCGACCTCTACGAGTATCGCAAGAAGCACCCGGGGGATGTGGTGCCGGGGGCGATCTACTGGGGGAAGTACGTCGAGCACGACAACAATCGCGACGCGATGGGGCTCACCCTCAAGCTGTCGCAGAACGTGCTCAACACCTATCTCGGCTGGAACGCGCAGGTGCTGCACGACCTGCACGAATCCGAAGCGCTGCTGTATGACAATACCATCGGCGACGGGCCGTACAACGCCTGGCTCGATCCGATCCTCACCAACGAATGGCAGCTCCTCGGCTGGAACAACGTCAATGAAATGACGCGCTGGGGGATGCCTGGCGTCTATGCGTTCGGCAACTTCGATACCTGGTCGCCCGGTTACCTGATGTTCATGGCGGCAACGCACAACGGGATCTCGCGGCTCTACGAGACGTACGGCAACGGCGGCACCGCGGAGACCGAAGACCACACGCTGAGCGCGAGCGAGACGTCACGCACCTGGTATCGCCAGAATCCGGCGCCGCCGAAGGTCCGCTGGTCGCTGCGCGACAACAACAATTACGAGATGACCGGGATTCTCCTCTCGGAGAATTACTTCGCAACCAATCGCGTCTACTTCCTCCGCAATTTCTACGACAAGAGCAAGCGCTCGATCTTCAAGGCGAAGACCGAGGGACCTGCGGCGTACGTCTTCCCCGCCGACGATCCACGCCTCGGCTCGCAGGCCGAATTGCTGCGAGTGCTGCAGAAGCAGCATGTCGAAATCTCGCGCGCGACGGCGCCGTTCACCGTCTCGGTGCCGACGCACGGTACGGCCGCGACCACCGCGGGCGGCCGAGGAGCCGGCGGGCGTGGTGGCCGGAGCGACGCGGCACCGGCACCGACGACCCGTGAATTCGGCGCCGGGAGCTATGTCGTCAGGATGGATCAGCCGTATTCGCGCATCGCCGACGCGTTGCTCGACTACCAGTACTGGGCGCCGAACGATCCGCAGAAGACGCCGTACGACGACACCGGCTGGACCTTCCCCGAAGGCTTTGGCGT
It encodes the following:
- a CDS encoding M14 family zinc carboxypeptidase, which produces MRRVSRAFLLVFGFAVFAAPSTLLAQSSKGADADLVNARPGRDPRQPLDTEYTRKIKEYTTEPYFLSPIVDYMPESKTVPTPEKTLGNIAGAPGKLPYSKEVYEYMRLLAKSTPRVRVYSIGTTEEGREMIAVAIASDQLMAKLDANKADLGKLADPRTIGMNDSLADQIAKRAAPVYYITGTIHSTEAGAPTAMMEMAYRLAVDESPYIKNIRDHVITLITPIVEVDGRDRIVDLYEYRKKHPGDVVPGAIYWGKYVEHDNNRDAMGLTLKLSQNVLNTYLGWNAQVLHDLHESEALLYDNTIGDGPYNAWLDPILTNEWQLLGWNNVNEMTRWGMPGVYAFGNFDTWSPGYLMFMAATHNGISRLYETYGNGGTAETEDHTLSASETSRTWYRQNPAPPKVRWSLRDNNNYEMTGILLSENYFATNRVYFLRNFYDKSKRSIFKAKTEGPAAYVFPADDPRLGSQAELLRVLQKQHVEISRATAPFTVSVPTHGTAATTAGGRGAGGRGGRSDAAPAPTTREFGAGSYVVRMDQPYSRIADALLDYQYWAPNDPQKTPYDDTGWTFPEGFGVEAVRVTDTKVLDAPMTKLTDSVHAVSGVSGTGTVFAINHNADNALITLRYQLRNADMQLAEEPFDAGGQKFARGSFVISGVSQGDLDKATTALGLKAYAIPAAPSVKLHPARAARVAVLHTWTSTQTEGWWRQAFDVYGVPYDYIDPAFIGKTPDLRSKYDVIVVGPGLSPNAIDGTAMYRNAEPWKNSPETPNIGTYAQTDDIRPGMQIEGLLNLRNFVQQGGVIVAAGNSADFFLTTDLARGVTASRPNSASRVVGSLLRATVTDAASPVMYGMLPSPAVYSERGESFNAGGGGGGRNGGGGGGFGGGGGRAGGAAATRVTGRGTPDDPDVVQGRPAGEGNEVLPPLPGDSTGGARGGRGGGAIAVPIEYRVRPLLRFDSQDKLLVSGLLDGGSDIAGQTVVVDVPSEKGHYILFADNPIYRGETIGNYFMVFNAMLSFDNLGAGRSDAGNGGAGGGRGRGGRGGGGGGAGGDSQ